The following coding sequences are from one Cervus canadensis isolate Bull #8, Minnesota chromosome 4, ASM1932006v1, whole genome shotgun sequence window:
- the FBXL12 gene encoding F-box/LRR-repeat protein 12 isoform X3 — protein MRPKVMWHLLRRYMASRLHSLRMGGYLFSGSQAPQLSPALMRALGQKCPNLQRLCLHVANLSMVPIASLPCTLRTLELHSCEISMAWLHKEQDPTVLPLLERIVLDRVPAFRDEHLQGLTRFRALRSLVLGGTYRVTETGLDMGLQELNYLQRLEVLGCTLSADSTLLAISRHLRDVRKIRLTVRGLSAPGLSVLEGMPTLESLCLLGPLVTPEMPSPQEILASCLTMPKLRVLELQGLGWEGQEAERILSKGLPHCVVIVRALPKESMDWWM, from the coding sequence ATGCGGCCCAAAGTCATGTGGCACCTTCTCCGCCGCTACATGGCATCCAGGCTCCATTCCCTGCGGATGGGCGGCTACCTGTTCTCAGGCTCCCAGGCTCCCCAGCTGTCCCCTGCCCTGATGAGGGCCCTGGGTCAGAAGTGCCCCAACCTCCAGCGCCTCTGCCTGCACGTGGCCAACCTGAGCATGGTGCCCATCGCCAGCCTGCCCTGCACCCTGCGGACCCTGGAGCTGCACAGCTGTGAGATCTCCATGGCCTGGCTCCATAAAGAGCAGGACCCCACGGTGCTGCCCCTGCTCGAGCGCATCGTGCTGGACCGCGTCCCTGCCTTCCGCGACGAGCACCTGCAGGGCCTCACGCGCTTTCGCGCCCTGCGCTCGCTGGTGCTGGGCGGCACTTACCGTGTGACCGAGACCGGGCTGGATATGGGCCTGCAGGAGCTGAACTACCTGCAGAGGCTGGAGGTGCTGGGCTGTACCCTCTCGGCCGACAGCACCCTCCTGGCCATCAGCCGCCACCTCCGAGACGTGCGGAAGATCCGGCTGACTGTACGGGGCCTCTCGGCCCCTGGCCTGTCTGTCCTGGAGGGCATGCCCACCCTGGAGAGTCTGTGCCTGCTGGGACCGCTTGTTACCCCGGAAATGCCTTCCCCGCAGGAGATCCTAGCCTCCTGCCTCACCATGCCCAAGCTCAGGGTCCTTGAGctgcaggggctgggctgggagggtcAGGAGGCAGAAAGAATCCTGTCTAAGGGGCTACCCCACTGTGTGGTCATTGTCAGGGCTTTGCCCAAAGAGTCCATGGACTGGTGGATGTGA